A stretch of DNA from Blastopirellula marina:
CGAGCGTATGCCTAGCTTCCTGCTTAGCTTCCGTTGCCGATTCATTTGGCTTTGGAATATCACTCATAAGACATTTCCTTCTGTATTCGTCAGCGCGTGCGCAGCTTGCATTGCCGCACAAGGTACAAGTGGGTAACCCATGATGGCTGCGTAGACCGGTCGTACTACAGCATCGTGTGCAACCACGAAGCGACGTCACAATTCCGGTGAACGGTCAGCGGAGGTTTAACTAAATGCGCAAAGCGGTGCGCAGAGATTTGCTACTCAAAGCGTGTAGCGACAGAGCGTCGAACAGCGGTCGACCGAAAGCGACTGAATCGCAAGCAACTGAACGTGTACAGGTTGTTGCGGACACTTGATCTCAACAGCGGAAGCGAAGGTGTTCACCATTCCGACATGAGAAACAATGTCAGAGCGAGGGTCAGAATCTTGAGAGGGTACCGCCGGCGAACTTACAGGCTCCCCTTTCCCGCAGGGACAACCTAAACCGCAATGACAAAGAGAATTGTCTGAATTAGATCCATGGCAACAAGTTGCCTTGGTATCCTTCGACTTAGAATGACAGCAAGAGTGCGTTTCGTTTGAGTGACAACAAGAGCAGCTCGCTGCACTAGTCCCACAGCAGGACGTACCTTCGAGACCACAAGCACGAACCTCGATCGCAATCCCCTCTACGGGCAAAAGCAGGATCAAGGTCCAAATCCCAATTCGGGTCATTCTGTGCTCGGCGTTGGGCACGTGCTTGAATCTCAGTGAAAGTAACAAATACACCTTGAAATTAACATCGGCGCCAGAAGCCGTCCAGCAACAAGTTCTCTCTCAAAATGTTCGCTAAACCGTACTAATGCAAGGATCTTGGCTAGAATCCAACATCAAGTCAAGGTCGGTTCCCACCGGATACGGTCAATTGAAGCGAACCAAACGACTCCCTTAAATTGAAATCTGATTTAATTGCCGTGCCACCCATCCAATGGTAGATTCTCGCTATCCCCCTTCCTACCAACTCTGGTCGCAACTTCTCCTGCCAAGGGAATCTTCCACATGAATCGCCGTCACTTTCTTCAATGGAGCCTTGCCATGGGATTGACCTCACAAGTTCGCGCAGCAGACCTTCCGGATGGTTTGGATGATGCGGACAAGGTACTAAAGCAAGCGACTGCCAATGGCCAGGTGAAATCAGCGACACTACATGTCAGGCGGAAAGGAAACGCGGTAACTCGAGCCTATGGCAATGGGACCTCGCCAGACTCGATGTTCCTGCTCGGTTCTATTTCGAAGCCGATCTGCGTCACTGCATTGATGCGACTGTACGACCAGAACGAGTTCCGACTAGATGATAAGCTAAGCAAGTACCTGCCTAAATTCACCAGCAATGGGAGAGAGAGCGTCACGCTGCGTCATGTCTTGACGCACACTTCCGGACTTCCCGATCAGTTGGCTAACAATGCTGAGCTTCGTCGTAGCCATGCTGAACTTGATAAGTTTGTCGAGTACGCGCAGCAAGCGCCCCTCTCTTTTAAACCCGGTTCTGACTACCAGTATTCGAGCATGGGCATCCTGTTGGCAACTCACGTTGCTGAGTTATTGACTGGCAAGGATATTCTTTCTCTCGTTGACGATACCGTTTTTCAGCCACTGAAAATGGAACATTCGGCTCAAGGTCTGGGACGTTTCTCGCTTGATGATATGGTTCTCGCGCAAACCGAGTTTGCCGCGCCCGAATCAGGGAGTGGCGATCCAACGGCAAAGAACTGGGATTGGAACAGTCACTACTGGCGCAAACTGGGCGCGCCTTGGGGAACCACTCACTGCTCAGCTCCCGACGTCGCTAAGTTTTTGTCGGAGTATCTCTTCCTGAATGGTACCGTACTTAAGCCTGAGACAGCCAAGCTGGTGAGAACCAACCAAAACCCAGCCGGGATCAAACCGCGCGGCATCGGGTTCGATATCGGTTCGCGGCTAGGTGGCGATGGCTGTTCGGAAGAAACTTTTGGTCATACGGGATCGACCGGGACACTGGCCTGGGCAGATCCCACCACCGAAACAATCTTTGTCGTGCTCACTTCGCTTCCAGGTCGAGCGGTAACTCCGCATCCCCGTCAATTGGCCTCAGCGGCGATCGCGACGAAATAATAGTCGATGCTCATCTAGCCTCGGACTGATTTGAAGCAAATCAGCAGTTGCCGAAACTTTACGATTTGCAGACGTCACCTTGCCAGCTTATGTACGTCATGCCTCAGACCTCTCATTACAGTCGAGTAGGATTGACAGGCACCGAGGGAATCTTACCAGAGGCTTTCTTCCGCAATAGATGGCGAAGATTCTCGATAACGGCGCTGGATCGCGTATCAGGATCTCGGGCTAGGTTATTAAACTCGTTTGGATCGGTGTGATGGTCGTACAACTCGATGCCATACTTGCCGTCACCCCATTCCGTGTACCGATACCGATCGGTTCGAATACTGCATCCCATCACCATCTCTGGCAAACGATCGTCGGCAGGTCGAAGAACTTGCATAATTGCCTGACCGTTCCATTGAGCCTGCGGATCGTTAATCAACGGACGCAGACTACGACCGGCTAAGTCATTATTCGAATCTACTCCAGCCAGATCGGTAACCGTCGGATAGATATCAACAAATTCAACAATTTGATCGCAGTCCCCCTGCCCTTGATGCCCTGTAGCGCGAATGATCAACGGTGCTCGAGCCGCTTGCTCGAAGAGCGTCCGTTTTTGCCAAATACCGTTATGCTCTCCCAAATGATATCC
This window harbors:
- a CDS encoding serine hydrolase domain-containing protein, which produces MNRRHFLQWSLAMGLTSQVRAADLPDGLDDADKVLKQATANGQVKSATLHVRRKGNAVTRAYGNGTSPDSMFLLGSISKPICVTALMRLYDQNEFRLDDKLSKYLPKFTSNGRESVTLRHVLTHTSGLPDQLANNAELRRSHAELDKFVEYAQQAPLSFKPGSDYQYSSMGILLATHVAELLTGKDILSLVDDTVFQPLKMEHSAQGLGRFSLDDMVLAQTEFAAPESGSGDPTAKNWDWNSHYWRKLGAPWGTTHCSAPDVAKFLSEYLFLNGTVLKPETAKLVRTNQNPAGIKPRGIGFDIGSRLGGDGCSEETFGHTGSTGTLAWADPTTETIFVVLTSLPGRAVTPHPRQLASAAIATK